The genome window ATACGTATCAAAACTAAGGAGCGACTCACAAGCCCCGAAGGCCATTCGCATTCCAAATTCATTAAACTCGATAGGCTTATCCATTCCATATGTCTTTAGCATTTCTTCTGTTACATTCATTGTATAAATAAATCCGGTATTTATTTTCTTCGGAAAATAGGATCGGTGAGAATCACTGTATTCCACATACTGAAACAGTAAACGGTCCAGGAAGGCAGCCATCTGACCAGTTACCCTTCCCCAATAAATCGGAGAGCCTAAGATAAGAGCATCGGCTTCCTCCACCTTTTTAAAGACTTCTGCCAGATCATCTTGTATGGGACACTTACCATAGCTTTTTCCCCCTATGATTTTACACGCAAAACAGCTGATACACCCTTTGTAGTTCAGATCATAAAGATGGATTAGTTCGGTTGTCGCTCCCTGTGAGGCTGCCCCCTCAAGAGTGTTATTGAGTAGTGTGGCTGTGTTCCACGTCTTCCGTGGACTTCCGTTAACTGCAAGAACCTTCATTGGCTATTCCTCCATATACTTACAATTTGTTTATGGCCGTATTAAAGTTAGTGGTCTGTAAACCCTAATTCTATAGTGTTCTTACGAGATCTTTTCCGCCCTGCTTTGTTGTCGTCGACTTACATATTCCCGATATGTGCGCCTCCTCCGCCTCGCAGGACGAAAAATCTCTCGCAATTCATCCTATTGCTTTAGAGTTTTCAGACCACTAGCATATCACTCTTACTATAAATGCTGAAGTAGGCACATTTGGCATAGTTACTATACTGTAGGAAAGTTAACTTTAAAACCTTTTATCCTACAGACATTGAATTACATTGTTAACATTCTTAGTATTTGCTATCCCTGGCAAAATAAAAAAAGTCCTGCCAAATTCAGCAGGACTTTTTTTGAGGATCAAAAGAAATATTTTTATCTAGACACTCACGTCAACATTACTTC of Propionispora vibrioides contains these proteins:
- a CDS encoding flavodoxin family protein; this translates as MKVLAVNGSPRKTWNTATLLNNTLEGAASQGATTELIHLYDLNYKGCISCFACKIIGGKSYGKCPIQDDLAEVFKKVEEADALILGSPIYWGRVTGQMAAFLDRLLFQYVEYSDSHRSYFPKKINTGFIYTMNVTEEMLKTYGMDKPIEFNEFGMRMAFGACESLLSFDTYQFKDYSKVVSTLFDAEAKAKRRAEVFPLDCQKAFDMGVRFVTDKSCN